taagtTGCTttaaccacttagatctttttatgTAGGTAAATAGTACTCctgtgagacattttgcaaatttcccaggtcttcaaagaaataaacgcacgGCCTCTCTGAAATGCTGGACATTCACAGAGGTGGTGTTggaccgactcaatttcttcttcatctccacaagtCTTACAGAAGTCATTGCAAGGTACACCCAATCTAATGGCCAGGGTGTCAATGGTGCAGTGACCCGTTTTAACAACTTTAAATTCAGCCCTATCATAGAATCCTTCGTAGAAAACCATCGAATACGAATGTCTACTAcgaatacgaaaaaattgtaGTCGTGGGTTCCATGTGAACACGAAAAAAGTGCTGCCAAactcaaatgtcaaattttgatatttcaacAACAGCTCACTACGATGTAAACAGGACAATTTAGCAAATtatctttaagttttttgtcaagttagctgattttcaaattaaaatgtattcgttGACACATGCGTTTGTGTTAATGGAGAAGGAAAGTGAGAGAAACAAACGGCGTCTCAGAAttgagcgaaaaatattgagaGATGCAAGCAACCTTCTCGATGTGGACGAGTCAACGTAAGTGCCTGCCTTTTTGTTCAAGAAAAAGTTAACTTAAATACGGTTTAAAAcaggtttatcaaaaattaccggTTAAATAAAGCTGCATTTACATAcgttttgagttttattgaagATGGCGCAATCTCAGCGAGATCGTCGTCCAAAACTCCCAGTTCTCCGACTATCCTCTGTTTTACGGTTTTCTTGCGGAGGGAGGCTATCAGCACGCAGTTGGCAAAGATTTCGACGCGCCAATGGTTGACAATGGCAGTTGACATTTAGCTGTGTGCCAAAAGGCGTATTGGCGTCACTACAAACACGATTGTGTCCTCAGTAGGTAAATCTCGACATGAGTGCCGATGAAAAACGGCAAAGCAAGAtggaattctatcaaaaatataGATTTCCTGGCATCATTCTGTGTGTGTATGAGACGCACATATAAATTATTTCCCCACTAAAGAAAAATTCCTCTACTACAACCGGAAGGGCGACTACACTATCAATGCCATAATTGATTTCTCCTTTATTAGCTCTAACAAAGTGGCAAAGTGGCCAACAACACGAGTACAACTTTACACCTGTGGAAGTCACATAAAAGcacaaatacttaaaaatttctttttttatagtttaGTTAATATAGAACTTAAATCCTTTTAAATCCTCTTTTTATTACTCGTTCTAATTTTTGTCCGTTAGTCTAACGTCATCgtagaaaaattgtacgaaactCTAAGATTTGACGTTACGAGTGTATTCGGTGAATGCTACTGTACGAATTTCGAATGTACGTTCGGAGCTAATCGAATTAtatgattacaatttcttagtttctacGAAAAACCGTCTACGATGCATTGCATGATAAGCCCTATCATTAGTTTACTCGCTTTGAAAACATGCTGCGAGTTTAATgagtataaaaacattttttattcgcaaagaaacataaaatattaagaataaaataaCTTATTAAAGATGcacatttcttataatttttataaaataattagaaactaaataaacaaaaaactaagattttacAAAACAATATTCACGAGTATTTTCGCAGATTTTTCCTACGGTGCTGAGATTTCAATGGTCTAGCTAAAAATTGCGTATAAAATAGatagaaataaattcgaaaaaactTATCAAATGAAATTCTCATAGTTATAAATAAACTGcaactaaatataaatataaacgcAACAAAAATTCGAAACTTTACCACTAAAATACTCTTATAaaatacattacattacataaattgtaaacaaataccgacaaacaaaaacaaatttgttgttaTAAATACTTTGCAAAATACTGAACGTCATACGAAagtcattttcttgttttaatgcatttaaaaaatctagCAGTGGCCACCTGCACGGCGCCAAATGTTTTGGGAATTTGCAAACTACGCGTTATCCACTCTGGCAACTTGGCTCGTATACCTTCCTTGCAATAGCGCTCATCCACGAGTAGCACGCAAGCATAATCATTAATGTGCCGCACAGAGCGCCCAATGCATTGATTGACAGCTTTCAGACACAAATTTTCGTAATATTCATTGCCAGCACCCATGCCGAGCGTTTCATCCAAGTACCGCATGCGCTCTTGCAACTCAACCGATTGTCGATTGGGATAAGGCATGCCAACAACAATGATGCACCTTCCTAAATCGTCTGCAAAGTTGAGTCCTTCGCTCAGTTTTCCCCCCACTACGCTGAAAAGTAGTGCTCCACCACTGCCGTTCGCTTCTATGGCAGCGCTGTAATCACTCAAAAGTCTCTCTACTGAGGGGCCTGCTGCGGCTCCTGTGCGTGACTCAGAGAATACCCGCTTCTTCAGAGATATACGCGCCAATATACCGCTACTTTGTAAATGGTTATACACCAGATCCAGATATTCGTAAGATGGCAAAAAGCAGACCACTCCAGCTGGCACGACGCTGCAAACGTTCTGGACAATCATTGCCAATTCCGCGAGCTGCAAAACATTGTAACATGAAaggcaaaatttttagaattataaCAGGCACTCATGGGGAAATAAAATAGGTGTGCGACAATTTGAAAAGCTTTGGCTGTTTtgtctttgtttatttagtgtCCAGCAATTTTCCTCCTTTTGGAAGAAAATGCGTGAAActgtta
The sequence above is drawn from the Anastrepha obliqua isolate idAnaObli1 chromosome 4, idAnaObli1_1.0, whole genome shotgun sequence genome and encodes:
- the LOC129245607 gene encoding uncharacterized protein LOC129245607, with the translated sequence MYSLTHAFVLMEKESERNKRRLRIERKILRDASNLLDVDESTFIKNYRLNKAAFTYVLSFIEDGAISARSSSKTPSSPTILCFTVFLRREAISTQLAKISTRQWLTMAVDI